One part of the Streptomyces sp. AM 2-1-1 genome encodes these proteins:
- a CDS encoding SpoIIE family protein phosphatase — protein sequence MWQSSPPGSIYEYIRVASFSMGPDGLIEQWSTRAADLFGMGPHEAVGRDPVEAFMPPELRRGGHRQVREILDGKEWTGLVPFRIPGERDVRGLAEVYVMPSATASGERAALCIVVDVRALRGIETDLAASQAIFGQSPFGFVLFGKDLSVVRANERFATVFGGMAADHRGRRAEDYLTRPEADRLTDTLKRVLATGESVTDLRLIGTVPGDTDRRHWSMNLYRVHTRSGRPTGVAGLATDVTGRHIAAREAASARRNLRLLNEASARIGNSLDLETTARELLDVAVPGFCDLATVDLFPAVLTGAEAPPAGGPAPEPGAASAELRRVAEASAVSDARPPAPGTPGARVPGARTGEWIADDREAAAGTAGPALGAVHRYPYASACATALRTGRVQEEPGDGPGFVRSTLAVPMIAHDTVVGLVRFSRTKGSEPFGERDRDLAGELAARAAVCIDNARLYRREHERALILQRSLLPPGAPEAAGLDIACRYLPGNATTEVGGDWFDVIELPGHRTALVVGDVMGRGLRAAVAMGELRTAVRTLALLDLEPAEVLYALDEVARGLGTPGGGDRPEGGGTQWPSRALQKSREADLSEVYLATCVYAVYDPVTRRCTFANAGHLPPAVVEPGAPARLLDVPPGMPLGVGGEPFEEVVVELAEGALLTLYTDGLVESRDHPLDEGLEALRAALTGPRMRLEAACDHVLTSLDTRHGEDDIALLMARVQGLPEEAVGDWTLPREPRSVGRARELARRKLTEWNVEDLVDTTELLVSELVTNALRYGEGEIRLRLLRDRTLVCEVWDAGLVQPRRRRARDTDEGGRGLQLVGLLSAAWGSRRTPRGKTVWFELALPDGRPAAELSVEQLLSMY from the coding sequence GTGTGGCAGAGCAGCCCGCCTGGCTCGATTTACGAGTACATCAGGGTTGCCTCCTTCTCGATGGGCCCGGACGGCCTGATCGAGCAGTGGAGCACGAGGGCCGCCGATCTCTTCGGCATGGGCCCGCACGAGGCGGTCGGCCGCGATCCCGTGGAGGCGTTCATGCCTCCCGAACTGCGGCGCGGCGGACACCGACAGGTCCGCGAGATCCTCGACGGCAAGGAGTGGACGGGCCTCGTCCCGTTCCGGATACCCGGGGAGCGGGACGTCCGCGGGCTCGCCGAGGTCTACGTCATGCCGAGCGCGACGGCCTCCGGCGAACGCGCCGCCCTCTGCATCGTGGTGGACGTGCGGGCGCTGCGCGGCATCGAGACGGACCTCGCCGCCTCACAGGCAATTTTCGGCCAATCACCCTTCGGCTTCGTGCTCTTCGGCAAGGACCTCTCCGTGGTCCGGGCCAACGAGCGCTTCGCCACCGTCTTCGGTGGCATGGCCGCCGACCACCGGGGGCGCAGGGCCGAGGACTACCTCACCCGCCCCGAGGCGGACCGGCTGACCGACACCCTGAAGAGGGTCCTCGCCACCGGCGAATCGGTCACCGACCTCCGGCTCATCGGCACGGTCCCCGGCGACACCGACCGCCGCCACTGGTCCATGAACCTCTACCGGGTGCACACCCGGTCGGGGCGGCCCACCGGGGTCGCCGGACTCGCCACCGACGTCACCGGCCGGCACATCGCCGCCCGCGAGGCGGCCAGCGCCCGGCGCAACCTCCGGCTGCTCAACGAGGCCAGCGCCCGGATCGGCAACTCCCTCGACCTGGAGACCACCGCCCGCGAACTCCTCGACGTGGCCGTACCCGGCTTCTGCGACCTCGCCACCGTCGACCTCTTCCCCGCCGTCCTCACCGGCGCCGAGGCCCCGCCCGCCGGCGGCCCCGCACCCGAGCCCGGGGCGGCGTCGGCGGAGTTGCGCCGGGTCGCCGAGGCCAGCGCGGTCTCCGACGCCCGGCCCCCGGCCCCCGGCACACCGGGCGCCCGGGTACCCGGGGCACGCACCGGCGAGTGGATCGCCGACGACCGGGAGGCCGCGGCCGGGACGGCCGGGCCCGCCCTCGGAGCCGTACACCGCTACCCGTACGCCTCCGCCTGCGCGACCGCCCTGCGCACCGGCCGGGTGCAGGAGGAACCCGGCGACGGACCCGGCTTCGTCCGCTCCACGCTGGCGGTGCCGATGATCGCCCACGACACCGTGGTGGGGCTCGTCCGCTTCTCCCGTACGAAGGGCAGCGAACCCTTCGGCGAGCGGGACCGGGACCTGGCCGGCGAGCTGGCCGCCCGAGCCGCCGTCTGCATCGACAACGCCCGCCTCTACCGCCGCGAGCACGAACGCGCCCTCATCCTCCAGCGCAGCCTGCTCCCGCCCGGCGCTCCCGAGGCGGCGGGTCTGGACATCGCCTGCCGCTACCTCCCCGGCAACGCGACCACCGAGGTCGGCGGCGACTGGTTCGACGTCATCGAACTGCCCGGACACCGCACCGCGCTCGTCGTCGGCGACGTCATGGGGCGGGGACTGCGGGCGGCGGTCGCCATGGGGGAGCTCCGCACGGCCGTACGGACCCTCGCCCTGCTCGACCTGGAGCCCGCCGAAGTGCTGTACGCCCTCGACGAGGTCGCCCGCGGCCTCGGCACTCCCGGCGGCGGCGACCGGCCGGAGGGCGGCGGCACCCAGTGGCCCTCGCGCGCCCTCCAGAAGTCCCGCGAGGCGGACCTCTCCGAGGTCTACCTCGCGACCTGCGTGTACGCGGTCTACGACCCGGTCACCCGGCGCTGCACCTTCGCCAACGCCGGACACCTGCCGCCGGCCGTCGTCGAGCCCGGCGCTCCGGCCCGGCTCCTCGACGTACCGCCGGGGATGCCGCTCGGCGTCGGGGGCGAACCGTTCGAGGAAGTGGTGGTCGAGCTCGCCGAAGGCGCCCTCCTCACCCTCTACACGGACGGCCTGGTGGAGTCGCGGGACCACCCGCTCGACGAAGGGCTGGAGGCGCTGCGCGCGGCCCTCACCGGCCCCCGCATGCGGCTGGAGGCCGCCTGCGACCACGTGCTGACCTCCCTGGACACCCGGCACGGCGAGGACGACATCGCGCTCCTGATGGCCCGTGTCCAGGGGCTGCCCGAGGAGGCCGTCGGCGACTGGACGCTGCCCCGGGAACCCCGCTCGGTCGGCAGGGCGCGCGAACTCGCCCGACGGAAGCTGACCGAGTGGAACGTCGAGGACCTGGTGGACACCACCGAACTCCTCGTCAGCGAACTCGTCACCAACGCGCTGCGCTACGGCGAGGGCGAGATCCGGCTCCGGCTGCTGCGCGACCGCACCCTGGTGTGCGAGGTGTGGGACGCCGGGCTGGTCCAGCCGCGGCGCCGCCGCGCCCGTGACACCGACGAGGGCGGGCGGGGACTCCAGCTCGTCGGACTGCTCAGCGCGGCCTGGGGCTCACGGCGGACCCCGCGCGGCAAGACCGTCTGGTTCGAACTGGCACTGCCGGACGGGCGGCCCGCCGCCGAACTCTCGGTCGAACAACTGCTCAGCATGTACTAG
- a CDS encoding ATP-binding protein: MIGVIDTEGGCAEWSFPAEPGSVRGARNAVRETLRAWELGPTVIDLTVLLVSELVTNSLRHATGPIGVRLVRPGDPPAQAPDPPAQAPDPSADGHGLLVEVSDPLPELPTRRKAGPDDEGGRGLQLVACSARRWGTRKGKSGKTVWFELPLSG, from the coding sequence GTGATCGGCGTGATCGATACCGAAGGCGGCTGTGCCGAGTGGTCCTTCCCGGCGGAGCCCGGCTCCGTGCGGGGCGCCCGGAACGCCGTCCGCGAGACGCTGCGCGCCTGGGAACTCGGCCCGACCGTCATCGACCTCACGGTGCTGCTGGTCAGTGAACTGGTGACCAACTCGCTCCGGCACGCCACCGGCCCCATCGGAGTGCGCCTGGTACGGCCCGGCGACCCCCCGGCGCAAGCGCCCGACCCCCCGGCGCAGGCGCCCGACCCGTCGGCGGACGGCCACGGGCTGCTGGTGGAAGTCTCCGATCCGCTTCCGGAACTCCCCACCCGGCGGAAGGCCGGCCCCGACGACGAGGGCGGCCGGGGGCTCCAGCTGGTGGCCTGTTCCGCACGTCGCTGGGGGACCCGCAAAGGAAAGAGCGGCAAGACGGTGTGGTTCGAGCTGCCTCTGTCTGGTTAG
- a CDS encoding NUDIX domain-containing protein: MAALIDTVAWVRVESGRILCARSKGKDVFYIPGGKREAGESDLQTLLREVEEELAVVLDPATVVHAGVYEAQAHGHADGVVVRMSCYYGDCAGTPAASNEIEEIAWFTFADRPLVAPVDQVLFDDLHAAGVLD; the protein is encoded by the coding sequence ATGGCAGCGCTGATCGACACGGTGGCGTGGGTACGGGTGGAGAGCGGCAGGATCCTCTGCGCGCGGTCGAAGGGGAAGGACGTCTTCTACATCCCCGGCGGCAAGCGGGAAGCGGGGGAGAGCGACCTCCAGACCCTGCTGCGGGAGGTGGAGGAGGAACTCGCGGTCGTCCTCGACCCGGCGACCGTGGTGCACGCCGGCGTCTACGAGGCACAGGCGCACGGCCACGCGGACGGCGTCGTGGTGCGGATGAGCTGCTACTACGGCGACTGCGCGGGCACCCCGGCGGCGAGCAACGAGATCGAGGAGATCGCCTGGTTCACCTTCGCGGACCGTCCGCTCGTCGCCCCGGTCGACCAGGTGCTCTTCGACGACCTCCACGCGGCCGGCGTACTGGACTGA
- a CDS encoding SPOR domain-containing protein, translating into MLGRSTMSDSTTVLPWLVIRQDDNGNRYRVGRYATEEEARRVADGFDTREHKQLYWVERAGETTRP; encoded by the coding sequence ATGCTCGGGAGGAGCACGATGAGCGACAGCACGACTGTCCTCCCGTGGCTGGTGATACGGCAGGACGACAACGGCAACAGGTACCGTGTCGGCCGTTACGCCACAGAAGAAGAGGCACGGAGGGTCGCGGACGGGTTCGACACCCGGGAGCACAAGCAGCTCTACTGGGTCGAGCGCGCGGGTGAGACCACCCGCCCCTGA